The Muricauda sp. SCSIO 65647 genome includes a region encoding these proteins:
- the clpB gene encoding ATP-dependent chaperone ClpB, which produces MNFNNFTIKSQEAVQQAQQLAQAYGHQQIENEHLFKAIGEVDENVLPFLLKKLNVNNALVAQILDKELQRFSKVSGADIMLSREAGKSLNEASIIANKMGDEYVSIEHMILAIFKSKSKIAQILKDQGVNEKDLKTAIEELRKGGKVTSQSAEDTYNALNKYARNLNQEADSGKLDPVIGRDEEIRRVLQILSRRTKNNPMLVGEPGVGKTAIAEGLAHRIVQGDVPENLKEKTIYSLDMGALIAGAKYKGEFEERLKAVIKEVTTSDGDIVLFIDEIHTLVGAGGGQGAMDAANILKPALARGELRAIGATTLDEYQKYFEKDKALERRFQKVMVNEPDTESAISILRGIKEKYETHHKVRIKDEAVIAAVELSQRYITDRFLPDKAIDLMDEAASKLRMEINSKPEELDALDRKIMQLEIEIEAIKREKDEDKLKSLNLELANLKEERNEIFAQWESEKSVVDSIQKTKQSIENFKLEAERAERNGDYGKVAELRYGKIKEAQERLEKLQQELQEQQNSGTLIKEEVTNEDIAEVVAKWTGIPVTKMLQSEREKLLSLEKVLHKRVVGQDEAIEAVSDAIRRSRTGLQDAKKPIGSFMFLGTTGVGKTELAKTLAEYLFDDENALTRIDMSEYQERHAVSRLVGAPPGYVGYDEGGQLTEAVRRRPYSVILLDEIEKAHPDTFNILLQVLDEGRLTDNKGCVADFKNCIIIMTSNMGSHIIQEKFENNDDLHSATEAARIEVLGLLRKTIRPEFLNRIDDIIMFTPLNRADIKKIVELQLDLLKKLLEAQNITIDATNEAIEYLSEKGFDPQYGARPIKRLIQKEVLNKLSKEMLAGKVKTDSIVLIDSFDNELVFRNQSELVE; this is translated from the coding sequence ATGAACTTTAATAATTTCACCATAAAATCTCAAGAGGCTGTACAGCAGGCCCAGCAATTGGCACAGGCATACGGCCATCAGCAAATTGAAAATGAGCACTTGTTCAAGGCCATCGGTGAGGTCGACGAGAATGTGCTTCCCTTTTTGCTAAAAAAACTGAATGTCAACAATGCACTTGTCGCACAGATCTTAGACAAAGAACTGCAACGTTTTTCGAAGGTCTCGGGAGCAGACATCATGCTTTCGCGTGAAGCCGGAAAGAGCTTGAACGAAGCCAGCATCATTGCCAATAAGATGGGCGATGAATATGTATCCATCGAGCATATGATCTTGGCCATTTTTAAATCAAAGAGCAAGATTGCCCAAATCTTGAAAGACCAAGGGGTCAATGAAAAAGACCTGAAGACGGCAATCGAAGAACTTCGCAAAGGTGGCAAAGTCACCTCTCAAAGTGCCGAGGATACCTACAATGCCCTGAACAAGTATGCCCGCAATCTGAACCAAGAGGCCGATAGTGGCAAGTTAGATCCCGTCATTGGGCGCGATGAAGAAATAAGGCGCGTGCTTCAGATACTTTCTCGAAGAACCAAGAACAACCCTATGTTGGTCGGTGAGCCGGGGGTTGGTAAAACGGCCATTGCCGAAGGTTTGGCCCATCGAATCGTACAGGGCGATGTACCCGAAAACCTAAAAGAAAAGACCATCTATTCTTTGGATATGGGCGCACTGATCGCAGGAGCAAAATACAAGGGTGAGTTCGAAGAGCGCTTGAAGGCCGTTATCAAAGAGGTCACCACTTCTGATGGCGACATTGTACTCTTTATTGACGAGATCCACACGCTAGTGGGTGCAGGCGGTGGTCAAGGCGCCATGGATGCCGCTAACATTTTGAAACCTGCCCTAGCGAGAGGTGAGCTGCGCGCCATTGGGGCCACCACTTTGGATGAATACCAAAAATATTTTGAAAAGGATAAAGCTTTGGAGCGTCGCTTTCAAAAAGTAATGGTCAATGAGCCCGATACTGAAAGTGCCATATCCATTTTGAGGGGTATCAAAGAAAAATATGAGACCCACCACAAAGTACGCATCAAAGATGAGGCCGTGATAGCAGCCGTTGAATTGTCACAACGCTATATCACCGATAGATTTTTGCCGGACAAAGCCATTGACTTGATGGACGAGGCCGCTTCTAAACTTCGGATGGAAATAAACTCAAAACCTGAAGAACTAGATGCCCTTGACCGTAAGATCATGCAGTTGGAAATCGAGATCGAGGCCATTAAAAGGGAAAAAGATGAAGATAAACTCAAGTCGCTGAACCTTGAATTGGCCAACCTAAAAGAAGAGAGAAATGAAATCTTTGCCCAATGGGAAAGTGAGAAATCAGTGGTTGACAGTATTCAAAAAACGAAGCAAAGCATCGAAAACTTCAAGCTAGAGGCCGAGCGTGCCGAACGAAACGGTGATTACGGCAAAGTCGCCGAGCTTCGCTACGGTAAGATCAAGGAAGCCCAAGAGCGGTTGGAAAAACTACAACAAGAACTTCAAGAACAACAAAATTCAGGTACCCTTATCAAAGAAGAAGTGACCAATGAAGACATCGCAGAGGTGGTTGCAAAATGGACAGGCATACCCGTGACCAAAATGTTACAGAGCGAGCGTGAAAAGCTATTGAGCCTCGAAAAGGTATTGCACAAACGTGTAGTGGGCCAAGATGAGGCCATAGAAGCGGTTTCTGATGCCATCAGACGTAGCCGAACAGGCCTGCAAGATGCCAAGAAGCCCATAGGGTCATTTATGTTCTTGGGCACCACAGGTGTGGGCAAGACCGAACTTGCCAAAACTCTTGCTGAATATCTGTTCGATGATGAGAACGCTTTGACGCGAATCGATATGAGCGAGTACCAAGAAAGACATGCGGTAAGTCGATTGGTCGGAGCCCCTCCCGGATATGTCGGTTATGACGAAGGTGGTCAATTGACCGAAGCGGTGCGAAGAAGACCCTATTCCGTCATCTTATTGGATGAGATCGAAAAGGCACATCCTGACACATTCAATATTTTATTGCAAGTGCTTGACGAGGGCAGGTTGACCGATAATAAAGGCTGTGTGGCAGATTTCAAGAACTGTATCATTATCATGACCAGCAATATGGGCAGCCATATCATTCAAGAGAAGTTCGAGAACAATGATGATCTGCACAGCGCCACTGAAGCGGCAAGAATTGAGGTTTTGGGATTATTGCGAAAAACCATACGCCCTGAATTCTTGAACCGAATCGATGACATCATCATGTTCACACCGTTGAACAGGGCTGACATCAAGAAGATTGTCGAACTACAATTAGATCTGCTAAAAAAGTTGCTTGAGGCACAGAACATCACCATCGATGCAACCAATGAAGCCATTGAGTACTTGTCAGAAAAGGGCTTTGACCCCCAATACGGTGCACGGCCCATCAAAAGATTGATACAAAAAGAAGTACTCAATAAACTGTCTAAAGAAATGCTGGCAGGCAAAGTGAAGACCGATAGTATCGTGTTGATCGACTCTTTTGATAACGAACTGGTCTTTAGAAATCAAAGTGAGCTAGTGGAATAA
- a CDS encoding histidine kinase yields MKTLRILAIDDHEMTMLGYKFILERLVFDDTNIIVDTANTFDTGKARIEESVNSFKYDIIFLDVQLFPPDEDQPHNGEDLGVLARKLVPESKIVFMSSFSDNYRINSILKSVDPDGYLVKTDIDPKTLEDAIKTIIDGTPYYSAKVLSAIRKKMSNDIILDEKDKKILYHLSIGTKTKDLENHVQLSSSSIENRKRHLKSLFGTENKNDLALILEAKKRGFI; encoded by the coding sequence TTGAAAACACTACGAATATTAGCGATAGACGACCATGAAATGACCATGCTTGGTTATAAGTTCATCTTAGAGCGCTTGGTCTTTGATGATACCAACATCATAGTCGATACGGCAAACACCTTTGATACTGGAAAGGCCAGAATCGAAGAATCGGTGAATTCATTCAAGTATGATATTATATTTTTGGATGTTCAACTGTTTCCACCCGATGAAGACCAGCCCCATAACGGTGAAGACCTAGGTGTTTTGGCCCGTAAACTAGTGCCCGAGTCAAAGATTGTCTTTATGTCATCGTTCAGTGACAACTATAGGATCAACAGTATATTAAAGTCTGTCGACCCTGATGGCTATCTTGTAAAGACCGATATTGACCCTAAAACACTTGAAGATGCCATAAAGACCATTATTGATGGTACCCCTTACTACTCTGCAAAGGTATTGTCGGCCATTCGCAAAAAAATGTCGAACGACATCATTTTAGATGAAAAGGACAAGAAAATATTATACCACCTCTCTATTGGCACCAAAACCAAAGATCTTGAGAACCATGTCCAATTATCATCCTCTTCCATAGAGAATAGAAAGAGACACCTAAAGTCACTTTTCGGCACTGAAAACAAAAACGACCTTGCTCTTATCTTAGAAGCCAAAAAGCGAGGATTTATCTAA
- the glyA gene encoding serine hydroxymethyltransferase: MQRDHQIFDLIEKERERQTNGIELIASENFTSPQVMEAAGSVLTNKYAEGYPGKRYYGGCEVVDEVEQLAIDRAKELFGAVYANVQPHSGSQANASVYHACLKPGDTILGFDLAHGGHLTHGSPVNFSGKLYNPVFYGVDEETGMLDYDKIQEVADKEKPKLIIAGASAYSRDMDFKRFREIADGVNALLLADISHPAGLIAKGIMNDPIPHCHIVTTTTHKTLRGPRGGLILMGENFENPFGIRLKNGNLRKMSGLLDLAVFPGNQGGPLEHIIAAKAVAFGEALTDDFLHYIIQVKKNAAAMAKAFVDKDYKVISGGTDNHMMLIDLRNKGITGKDAEAALENADITANKNMVPFDDRSPFITSGIRLGTAAITTRGLVESDMEIIVDYIDEVIIHHDDEKTIASVSEKVNAMMHDRPLFKP; this comes from the coding sequence ATGCAAAGAGACCACCAGATTTTTGACCTGATCGAAAAAGAAAGAGAAAGACAGACCAATGGAATTGAATTGATCGCGTCAGAAAATTTTACCAGTCCGCAAGTGATGGAGGCGGCAGGTTCGGTACTGACCAACAAATATGCCGAGGGCTATCCCGGTAAGCGATATTATGGCGGCTGCGAGGTGGTCGATGAAGTCGAACAATTGGCCATTGACAGGGCAAAAGAACTATTCGGGGCGGTATATGCCAATGTTCAGCCCCATTCGGGCTCGCAGGCCAATGCCTCTGTCTATCATGCATGCCTGAAGCCCGGCGACACCATCTTGGGTTTTGATTTGGCCCATGGCGGGCATTTGACCCATGGATCTCCCGTAAATTTCTCAGGAAAGCTGTACAATCCTGTTTTCTATGGAGTAGATGAAGAAACGGGCATGCTCGATTATGATAAGATCCAAGAAGTGGCCGACAAAGAAAAGCCCAAGCTCATTATTGCCGGGGCCTCTGCTTATTCACGTGATATGGACTTCAAGCGGTTTCGCGAGATAGCAGATGGGGTCAATGCCCTATTGCTTGCTGATATTTCTCACCCTGCCGGGCTTATTGCCAAAGGCATTATGAACGATCCCATTCCGCATTGCCATATCGTGACCACTACCACGCACAAGACATTGCGTGGCCCAAGGGGCGGATTGATCTTGATGGGCGAGAACTTTGAAAATCCGTTTGGCATTCGCCTGAAAAACGGTAATCTCAGAAAAATGTCAGGATTGTTGGATCTGGCCGTATTTCCAGGAAATCAAGGCGGACCTCTTGAGCATATCATAGCCGCCAAGGCAGTGGCCTTTGGAGAGGCACTGACCGATGATTTTTTGCACTATATCATACAGGTGAAGAAAAATGCCGCGGCCATGGCCAAGGCCTTTGTCGATAAAGATTATAAAGTGATTTCTGGTGGCACCGATAACCACATGATGCTCATCGACTTGCGCAACAAGGGAATAACGGGAAAAGATGCCGAAGCGGCACTCGAAAATGCCGATATCACGGCCAACAAGAATATGGTGCCCTTTGATGATCGCTCACCATTCATCACTTCGGGTATCCGTTTGGGTACTGCCGCCATTACCACGAGGGGGTTGGTAGAAAGTGATATGGAAATTATCGTTGATTATATCGACGAGGTAATTATCCATCATGATGATGAAAAGACAATAGCCTCAGTAAGTGAAAAGGTCAATGCGATGATGCATGATAGGCCGTTGTTCAAGCCTTAG
- a CDS encoding ATP-binding protein, producing MREITTKTNLFFSAALILFIWGCEQKKDYDPKNHNVSKDSVALWITEARNNDALLSNQKKGLLDKAFEYAEANYSDSVKTRAYSKISLAFKSLGDTLRFKKINADLMVLARKIEDYQSLGEAHWDLGAMYKLIKPDSAYYHYKEAYQLFLEADLEESAEYYPGWMLYAMAQVKNNNKDYIGAEKDIVKAISFFKENEIENRLFDAYNLLGNIQIRLNSFDKSLEYHLTAKDYLKENATNWFGKFIFHKNNVAFTYLQKKDYERAKTLYDELIAIDSFQAKEPRSYARALSSLAYAKFKNGDKNTDSIKQLLRQSHKILDSLGDIYTKARNHEFMAEVLAHERDTAKAIQEALASKTIAQETNNNDRLLSTFELLTKIDGKNSAAHATAYFNLNEELQAQERSIRDKFARIQMETDEVIEQNEALSRQKRIWVSVAVGLLLLAIAVYVIINQRAKNQKLKFQQKQQENNQEIYNLMLAQQGKFQEGKQLEQKRISEELHDGILGQMLGIRLILTGLNEREDEASVNQRAELIEKLRELEEEIRTISHELNAASYQKIHNFILAIDDLVKSIGESAKINCSFTYDDEMDWDKLSGNLKINMYRIVQESLQNCVKHAKCDNVLVNFEALDDNQLKVTINDDGKGFDINKGKRGIGLKNVISRVEKINGVLSINSKIGKGTSVTVTFDKIYNTDMPTGELLGSTFAQQT from the coding sequence ATGAGGGAAATTACTACAAAAACCAACCTTTTCTTTAGTGCCGCCCTAATTCTTTTCATCTGGGGATGTGAACAAAAAAAGGATTACGATCCAAAAAATCATAACGTATCAAAAGATAGCGTGGCCCTATGGATAACGGAGGCACGAAATAATGATGCGCTATTGTCAAATCAAAAAAAGGGATTGCTCGACAAAGCATTCGAATATGCAGAGGCAAACTATTCTGACAGTGTAAAGACGAGGGCCTATTCAAAAATATCCCTGGCATTTAAAAGTCTTGGTGATACCTTGCGGTTCAAAAAAATAAATGCCGACCTGATGGTCTTGGCCCGTAAGATTGAAGACTACCAATCGTTGGGTGAGGCCCATTGGGATTTAGGAGCAATGTATAAGTTAATCAAACCCGACAGTGCCTATTACCACTATAAAGAAGCATACCAGCTTTTTTTGGAAGCGGACCTAGAGGAATCAGCAGAATACTATCCTGGCTGGATGCTATATGCCATGGCCCAAGTGAAGAATAACAACAAAGATTATATAGGAGCCGAAAAAGATATTGTAAAAGCCATCTCCTTTTTTAAAGAAAACGAAATTGAAAATAGACTATTTGATGCCTATAATCTCTTGGGGAATATTCAAATAAGACTAAACAGTTTTGATAAATCACTAGAGTATCATCTTACTGCAAAAGATTATTTAAAAGAAAATGCCACAAATTGGTTTGGCAAATTTATTTTCCACAAAAACAATGTTGCTTTCACCTACCTGCAAAAGAAAGATTATGAGAGGGCAAAAACGCTCTATGATGAGCTGATCGCTATTGATAGTTTTCAGGCCAAAGAACCAAGGTCATATGCTAGGGCCCTAAGCAGTCTTGCCTATGCCAAGTTCAAAAATGGTGATAAGAATACCGACAGTATCAAACAGTTGCTTCGCCAATCACATAAAATTTTAGATAGTTTGGGAGACATTTATACCAAAGCCCGTAACCATGAGTTCATGGCCGAGGTACTGGCCCATGAAAGAGATACCGCCAAGGCCATACAAGAAGCATTGGCCTCTAAAACAATTGCCCAAGAGACCAACAATAATGACCGTTTGTTGAGCACTTTTGAGCTATTGACCAAAATCGATGGAAAAAACAGTGCCGCCCATGCCACAGCCTATTTCAACCTGAACGAAGAATTGCAGGCCCAAGAGCGGAGCATTCGCGATAAGTTTGCCCGAATACAGATGGAGACCGATGAGGTCATCGAACAGAATGAGGCACTGTCAAGGCAAAAAAGAATCTGGGTCAGCGTGGCCGTGGGGCTATTGTTACTGGCCATTGCCGTTTATGTGATAATCAACCAAAGGGCAAAAAATCAAAAACTGAAGTTTCAACAAAAGCAACAAGAAAACAACCAAGAAATCTACAACCTCATGCTGGCCCAACAAGGCAAGTTTCAAGAAGGTAAACAGTTAGAACAAAAACGAATATCAGAAGAATTACATGATGGCATATTGGGTCAAATGCTGGGTATACGGCTTATTCTTACTGGCTTGAACGAGCGTGAAGATGAGGCATCGGTCAACCAAAGGGCCGAGCTTATAGAAAAATTGCGAGAACTTGAAGAAGAGATCAGAACCATTTCGCATGAACTCAATGCCGCTTCCTACCAAAAAATTCATAACTTTATATTGGCCATTGATGATTTGGTCAAGTCAATAGGTGAATCTGCAAAAATTAATTGCTCTTTTACCTATGATGATGAAATGGATTGGGACAAGCTTTCTGGAAATCTCAAGATCAATATGTACCGAATTGTACAAGAATCGTTGCAGAACTGTGTAAAGCACGCGAAATGCGATAATGTCTTGGTCAATTTTGAAGCACTTGACGACAACCAATTGAAAGTGACGATCAATGATGATGGCAAAGGGTTTGACATCAATAAGGGCAAGAGGGGCATCGGTTTAAAAAATGTGATTTCCCGTGTTGAAAAAATAAATGGCGTGTTGAGCATTAATAGCAAAATAGGCAAAGGCACATCGGTCACCGTAACCTTTGACAAAATATACAATACCGATATGCCCACCGGTGAACTATTGGGATCGACCTTCGCGCAACAAACATAA
- a CDS encoding D-TA family PLP-dependent enzyme, which yields MRQKWYEITSDEHFITPSLVVHPDRIQRNIETMIRMAGGHESLRPHVKTYKMAEVIEMQLRMGIDKFKCATIAEAELLASCGAKDVLLAMQPVGASIPRLFKLIDTFQNTTFSTLVDNIDTLGALERSAMKENVVLDVWLDINNGMNRTGILPDDSAIACYRALYGSGHLKAKGFHVYDGHIRNVHFEERKKRCNEAFEQVEVLKENIENLGMEVGNIVAGGSPTFPVHCLREGVQKSPGTVLLWDQGYSDILPESDFLCAAVLTTRIISKPASGLICLDLGHKSVAPEMPFPRVKFQNLDDACQQIKHSEEHLVIACENPKKYKIGDLFYAIPYHICPTVAKYDEVYMAKNHKIAARWKVAARGNKISI from the coding sequence ATGCGACAAAAGTGGTATGAAATAACAAGTGATGAGCACTTCATTACCCCTTCTTTGGTAGTGCATCCTGACCGTATCCAAAGAAATATCGAGACCATGATACGAATGGCCGGTGGCCATGAATCACTAAGACCACATGTCAAGACCTACAAAATGGCCGAAGTTATTGAGATGCAGCTACGCATGGGTATTGACAAGTTCAAATGCGCAACGATCGCCGAGGCAGAACTGTTGGCCTCATGTGGAGCAAAAGACGTGCTTTTGGCCATGCAGCCTGTCGGGGCTTCCATTCCACGGCTTTTCAAATTGATCGATACCTTTCAAAATACGACCTTTTCAACCCTTGTCGACAATATCGATACCCTTGGTGCTCTCGAGAGATCTGCGATGAAAGAAAATGTGGTTTTGGATGTTTGGCTCGATATAAACAACGGCATGAACCGTACCGGAATCTTACCCGATGATTCGGCCATTGCCTGTTATCGGGCCCTATACGGTTCAGGGCATCTTAAGGCAAAGGGGTTTCATGTCTATGACGGCCATATCAGGAATGTACATTTCGAGGAACGTAAAAAGCGGTGCAATGAGGCTTTCGAACAGGTTGAAGTGCTGAAAGAAAACATTGAAAACTTAGGAATGGAGGTCGGGAATATTGTGGCCGGTGGTTCTCCCACCTTTCCAGTACATTGCCTAAGGGAAGGTGTACAAAAATCGCCGGGCACCGTATTGCTTTGGGATCAGGGCTATAGCGATATCTTACCTGAATCTGACTTTCTTTGTGCAGCGGTTTTGACGACCCGAATCATCAGCAAACCAGCTTCTGGTCTTATTTGTCTCGATCTCGGGCATAAGTCAGTGGCACCTGAAATGCCCTTCCCAAGGGTAAAATTTCAAAACCTTGATGATGCATGTCAGCAAATCAAGCATAGCGAAGAACATTTGGTCATCGCTTGTGAAAATCCAAAAAAATACAAGATAGGTGACTTGTTTTATGCGATTCCCTATCACATTTGTCCGACAGTGGCCAAATACGATGAGGTGTATATGGCAAAGAACCATAAAATTGCAGCTCGTTGGAAAGTAGCCGCTAGAGGCAACAAAATCTCTATTTGA
- a CDS encoding RidA family protein: MKKSPSERIKELGLQFPPAPKPLGVYKPILVVDNHLYVSGQGTVNFDGSLMKGRAGDDLDKDQAKIAARQVGLTMLSTIMTHFGNLDKIKRVVKVLGMVNCTPDFGQHPYVINGFSELMVEVFGEENGVGVRSAVGMMLPDNIPVEIEAMFELHG; encoded by the coding sequence ATGAAAAAATCTCCTTCAGAACGAATTAAGGAATTGGGCTTGCAATTTCCCCCGGCACCAAAGCCGTTGGGCGTTTATAAACCCATTTTGGTCGTCGACAACCATCTGTATGTATCGGGCCAAGGCACGGTCAATTTTGACGGCTCTTTGATGAAAGGCCGAGCTGGTGACGATCTCGATAAGGATCAAGCCAAAATAGCGGCCAGACAGGTGGGCCTTACCATGCTATCGACTATCATGACCCATTTTGGAAATCTCGATAAGATCAAAAGGGTCGTCAAGGTATTGGGCATGGTAAACTGTACTCCCGACTTTGGGCAACACCCCTATGTCATCAATGGTTTCAGTGAATTGATGGTCGAGGTATTTGGTGAAGAAAATGGTGTGGGGGTACGCAGTGCCGTGGGCATGATGCTACCCGATAACATTCCCGTTGAGATCGAGGCCATGTTTGAATTACATGGGTAG
- a CDS encoding LytTR family DNA-binding domain-containing protein, with translation MDYTYAIIDSDAATHLQLQLQLQEYGDFSCTATAQNINEGLNAILKFLPDVVIVNLSNETTDCLQMVAELHQFLKKIPLMIGYAKDKDHAYDALKSGFFDYWLLPHSEFDIRKTIFRIRKEVPADSVPTTICLKSYRDYHYLNTDDILYLKADNNTTDFIMRDGSTVSAYKTLKTFEKKLPTNFIRVHQSYILNGKYVARINYGKSICTLKNDKSQLPFSKSYLDKIDALKNMLSKNSIKASE, from the coding sequence ATGGACTATACGTACGCCATAATCGATTCTGACGCTGCCACTCACCTACAACTGCAATTGCAATTGCAAGAATATGGTGATTTCAGCTGTACGGCCACGGCCCAAAATATCAATGAAGGCTTGAACGCCATCTTGAAGTTTTTGCCCGATGTGGTAATCGTAAACCTGAGCAATGAAACTACCGATTGTCTGCAGATGGTCGCCGAACTGCACCAATTTCTGAAAAAGATTCCACTGATGATTGGTTATGCCAAAGACAAAGACCATGCCTATGATGCGCTGAAAAGTGGTTTTTTTGATTATTGGCTGTTGCCGCATAGCGAATTTGATATACGCAAGACCATTTTTAGAATTCGCAAAGAGGTACCTGCCGATAGCGTACCCACAACCATCTGCCTAAAGTCATATCGTGATTACCATTATTTGAACACCGATGACATTCTTTATCTCAAGGCAGACAACAATACCACTGATTTTATCATGAGGGATGGTAGCACGGTAAGCGCTTATAAGACACTCAAGACCTTCGAAAAAAAGCTACCGACAAACTTTATTCGCGTTCACCAAAGCTACATTTTGAACGGTAAGTATGTGGCGCGTATCAATTATGGCAAGTCGATCTGTACGCTGAAGAACGACAAAAGTCAGCTACCTTTTTCTAAGTCGTACCTCGATAAAATCGATGCCTTGAAGAACATGCTCTCCAAAAACAGCATCAAGGCATCTGAATAA
- the ytxJ gene encoding bacillithiol system redox-active protein YtxJ has translation MGLLGNLFGSKNSSGKKVDDLPWIVLSSIEQIEEIKDKSKERPQLIFKHSTTCGISRMVLNMFEQGYPLNGEQADLYFLDLHAHRDVSNKVSEMFGVLHQSPQLLVVKNGTVTFHTSHGAIADTDLNSVV, from the coding sequence ATGGGATTATTGGGAAACCTTTTTGGAAGCAAGAACAGCTCAGGGAAAAAAGTTGATGATCTACCTTGGATCGTTCTTTCTTCCATTGAACAGATAGAAGAAATAAAAGACAAATCAAAAGAAAGGCCACAGCTCATATTCAAGCACTCCACCACCTGCGGCATCAGCAGAATGGTCTTGAATATGTTTGAGCAGGGTTATCCACTCAATGGAGAGCAAGCCGACCTCTATTTTTTGGATTTGCACGCTCACAGAGATGTTTCAAATAAGGTTTCGGAAATGTTCGGTGTGTTGCATCAATCCCCTCAGCTATTGGTGGTCAAAAATGGCACGGTCACTTTTCACACCTCGCATGGCGCCATAGCCGATACTGATCTGAACAGTGTGGTATAA
- a CDS encoding gluconate:H+ symporter: MPIVIALLGILLLFLLIARVKLNAFLAFIIVCLFVGIFQGMDLQLLVKSIQNGIGNTLGFLVLILGLGAMLGKLVADSGAAQRITTKLVDKFGIRNVQWAMVVTGFIVGIPMFYSVGFVILIPLVFTIAMSTGLPLIYVGLPMLTSLSVTHGYLPPHPAPTAIAAMFNADIGKTLLYGIVIAIPAILVAGPLFARTIKNIEAKPLKEFYNPVLIPEEELPSTTNSILSALLPIILIALAIAAEQLLADGLLKEVLIFIGNPVIALLLSVLVAVYTLGIARGKKMKTVMKSLSASVASITMILLIIAGAGALKEVLVDSKVSEYIASTLEGSSISPLILAWLIATAIRVSVGSATVAGLTAAGIVLPLASGTGVSTELMVLAIGSGSLMLSHVNDTGFWMFKEYFNLTVKETLSTWTVMETLVGIMGLLGVLTLNMII; this comes from the coding sequence ATGCCGATCGTAATTGCCCTTTTGGGCATCCTGCTACTTTTTTTGTTGATTGCCCGGGTAAAACTCAATGCCTTTCTCGCCTTCATCATTGTCTGCCTCTTTGTCGGAATCTTTCAGGGAATGGATTTACAACTGCTCGTCAAATCAATTCAAAATGGTATCGGCAATACCTTGGGCTTTTTGGTGTTGATTCTCGGTTTGGGGGCCATGCTGGGCAAATTGGTCGCCGATAGCGGGGCAGCCCAGCGCATTACCACCAAACTGGTCGATAAATTTGGAATCAGAAACGTGCAATGGGCCATGGTCGTCACGGGTTTTATCGTGGGTATCCCCATGTTTTATTCTGTGGGTTTTGTCATTTTGATCCCTTTGGTCTTCACCATTGCCATGTCAACGGGGCTTCCATTGATTTATGTGGGTCTACCGATGTTGACCTCATTGTCTGTGACACATGGCTATCTTCCGCCCCACCCTGCCCCGACCGCCATCGCTGCCATGTTCAACGCCGATATTGGCAAAACGTTGTTATATGGGATCGTTATCGCCATTCCGGCCATTTTGGTAGCGGGTCCGTTATTTGCCAGAACCATCAAAAATATCGAAGCGAAGCCATTGAAAGAATTTTACAATCCGGTATTGATTCCAGAAGAAGAATTGCCTTCAACGACCAACAGTATTTTGAGTGCCCTTTTGCCCATCATTTTAATAGCATTGGCCATAGCGGCAGAACAACTTCTTGCCGATGGGCTCTTGAAAGAGGTGCTTATTTTTATAGGAAACCCGGTCATCGCATTATTGCTATCAGTTTTGGTCGCGGTCTATACCCTGGGCATTGCACGGGGAAAGAAAATGAAAACGGTCATGAAATCACTTTCGGCCTCTGTGGCAAGCATCACCATGATTTTATTGATCATCGCAGGTGCAGGGGCGTTGAAAGAAGTGTTGGTCGACAGCAAGGTAAGCGAATATATTGCCTCGACCCTCGAAGGTTCAAGTATCTCCCCATTGATCTTGGCATGGCTCATTGCCACGGCAATACGTGTCAGTGTAGGTTCGGCAACCGTTGCCGGGTTGACGGCCGCGGGCATCGTACTGCCCTTGGCTTCTGGAACCGGGGTAAGCACAGAATTAATGGTCTTGGCCATTGGGTCCGGTAGTCTGATGCTCTCGCATGTGAACGATACGGGCTTTTGGATGTTCAAAGAATATTTCAATCTTACGGTAAAGGAAACACTCTCAACATGGACCGTCATGGAAACCCTAGTGGGTATTATGGGGCTATTGGGGGTCTTGACATTGAACATGATAATTTGA